The bacterium genome segment AACAGATGTTATTGACCCGTATTACAACACCACGCATTACGAATACGACGAAGCAAACAGGCGAAAAAAAATGACAATCTCAAAAACAGGCAATGAATATGAATACTCTTATGACAATGCGAACCAGATGCAGGCCGTCTGGGACAACTATGGAACATATACTTTTCAATACGACGCGTTCGGCAGGATGAGCAAAAAGACCCTGCCGAACGGGACATGGACAGAGCTCCAGAGCAACCATCTGGGGAATTTATTGAGCCTTATAAATTACAAATCCAACAACAGCGTAATATCTCAATACCTGTCACAGAACGCCGGAGATTTTGATATGATTGGGAACCGGAAGAAGGTTTTAACCCATGATGGCAATTATGAATACAATTACGACAGCATATATCAATTAACAGAGGCAAAACTGAACGGAAACCTGACCGAAGGTTATTCCTATGATTCCGTTGGAAACCGTATTGTAGGAGCGTATCGCGATACGCCCTCTGGAAATTACGTGTATGACAATGGCAACCGCCTTGAAACTTTGACACATGACACTATGACAGTTTCATATACCTACGACAACAACGGCAGCCGAATCACAAAGACAGATACAACCGGAGTAACAAATTACACCTACGATTATGAGAACCGGCTAAAGCGGATAGATTTTGCAAATGGCGACTATGCTGAATACACCTACGATGCCCTCGGCCGCCGAATCGAGAAAAAAGTATTTAATACTCAAAACTCATCACTCACGACTCATCGCTATGTTTACGATGGTGAGGATATCATCGCCGTTCTCGACAGTACAAATACAGCAATCGCAAGCATCACCCACGGGCCGGGAATCGACCATCCGTTATCATATCACGACCTTGTTGCTGACAGTACATATTATTATCACCAGGACTATCTCGGAAGTATTACTGCGATAACTGATAGTAACCAGAATGTAATTGAAACTTACAGATATGATTCGTATGGTAATCTTTTAACTTCTTTAAACGCTTCAACGCTTCAACTCATCTACGCATTTACTGGTAGAGAACTCGACCCCCAAAGCGGGCTCTATTTCTACAGGGCGAGATATTATGATTCAAAGGTTGGAAGATTTTTGGAGCCGGATCCAATTGGGTTCCTTGCAGGGGTTAACTTCTACGTTTATTGTAACAATAGCCCAGTAAATTGGATTGATCCATTGGGATTGGCGGTAGGTGATTGGTGGGATTATAAATCTAATATTGAATTTATTGCAAAAACAACTGCTGTTGAAGCATACAATGAAGCAAAACGATCTGGTCTCCCCG includes the following:
- a CDS encoding RHS repeat-associated core domain-containing protein, with the translated sequence TDVIDPYYNTTHYEYDEANRRKKMTISKTGNEYEYSYDNANQMQAVWDNYGTYTFQYDAFGRMSKKTLPNGTWTELQSNHLGNLLSLINYKSNNSVISQYLSQNAGDFDMIGNRKKVLTHDGNYEYNYDSIYQLTEAKLNGNLTEGYSYDSVGNRIVGAYRDTPSGNYVYDNGNRLETLTHDTMTVSYTYDNNGSRITKTDTTGVTNYTYDYENRLKRIDFANGDYAEYTYDALGRRIEKKVFNTQNSSLTTHRYVYDGEDIIAVLDSTNTAIASITHGPGIDHPLSYHDLVADSTYYYHQDYLGSITAITDSNQNVIETYRYDSYGNLLTSLNASTLQLIYAFTGRELDPQSGLYFYRARYYDSKVGRFLEPDPIGFLAGVNFYVYCNNSPVNWIDPLGLAVGDWWDYKSNIEFIAKTTAVEAYNEAKRSGLPGAAGGPQDAYRHALWNQKMKEGSSPLNALVASTYHELVDNVKDGTQTWEDLLMDMHNNLKGALSDKDALDLLKDGELRINKIDPQKGYKNYKSKCK